The following proteins come from a genomic window of Ochotona princeps isolate mOchPri1 chromosome 14, mOchPri1.hap1, whole genome shotgun sequence:
- the SPACA9 gene encoding sperm acrosome-associated protein 9 isoform X2, with translation MNEVKECLRSIEQKDKLFQQQQFTFIAALERCRESAHDKIRPISSIGQVQSYMEHYCNNSTDRRILLMFLDICSELNKLCQRFEALHSGTPVTNNLLEKCKTLVSHSNDLSSLRAKYPHDVVNHLSCDEARNHYGGVVSLIPIVLDLMKEWIAHSEKLPRKVLQHGTT, from the exons ATGAACGAGGTGAAGGAATGCCTGCGCAGCATCGAGCAGAAGGACAAGCTCTTTCAGCAGCAGCAGTTCACGTTCATTGCCGCCCTGGAGCGCTGCCGGGAGAGCGCCCACGACAAGATCCGGCCTATTTCCAGCATCGGACAG GTGCAGAGCTACATGGAGCACTACTGCAACAACTCCACGGACCGGCGGATCCTGCTCATGTTCCTGGACATCTGCTCGGAGCTGAACAAGCTGTGCCAACGCTTTGAGGCCCTGCACTCCGGCACCCCCGTCACCAACAACCTCCTGGAGAAATGCAAAACCCTCGTCAGCCACAGCAACGACCTGAGCAGCCTCAGGGCCAA GTACCCACACGACGTGGTGAACCACCTGAGCTGTGACGAGGCCAGGAACCACTACGGGGGCGTGGTCAGCCTCATTCCCATCGTGCTGGACTTGATGAAAGAATGGATCGCTCACTCGGAGAAGCTGCCCCGGAAAGTGCTGCAGCAC GGGACGACTTAG
- the SPACA9 gene encoding sperm acrosome-associated protein 9 isoform X1, with translation MNEVKECLRSIEQKDKLFQQQQFTFIAALERCRESAHDKIRPISSIGQVQSYMEHYCNNSTDRRILLMFLDICSELNKLCQRFEALHSGTPVTNNLLEKCKTLVSHSNDLSSLRAKYPHDVVNHLSCDEARNHYGGVVSLIPIVLDLMKEWIAHSEKLPRKVLQHVSELPAQRQATAGAARPVRAAGPQLWLTKHKCQLAKDGPTARGEGRKFSKPPWRPPGGKL, from the exons ATGAACGAGGTGAAGGAATGCCTGCGCAGCATCGAGCAGAAGGACAAGCTCTTTCAGCAGCAGCAGTTCACGTTCATTGCCGCCCTGGAGCGCTGCCGGGAGAGCGCCCACGACAAGATCCGGCCTATTTCCAGCATCGGACAG GTGCAGAGCTACATGGAGCACTACTGCAACAACTCCACGGACCGGCGGATCCTGCTCATGTTCCTGGACATCTGCTCGGAGCTGAACAAGCTGTGCCAACGCTTTGAGGCCCTGCACTCCGGCACCCCCGTCACCAACAACCTCCTGGAGAAATGCAAAACCCTCGTCAGCCACAGCAACGACCTGAGCAGCCTCAGGGCCAA GTACCCACACGACGTGGTGAACCACCTGAGCTGTGACGAGGCCAGGAACCACTACGGGGGCGTGGTCAGCCTCATTCCCATCGTGCTGGACTTGATGAAAGAATGGATCGCTCACTCGGAGAAGCTGCCCCGGAAAGTGCTGCAGCACGTGAGTGAGCTGCCAGCGCAGCGACAGGCCACCGCAGGGGCAGCCCGTCCCGTGCGAGCCGCGGGCCCCCAGCTGTGGCTCACAAAACACAAGTGTCAACTGGCGAAAGACGGCCCCACAGCCAGGGGGGAAGGCAGGAAATTTTCCAAACCTCCCTGGCGGCCACCCGGTGGGAAGCTGTAA